The Microlunatus antarcticus genome window below encodes:
- the ctaD gene encoding aa3-type cytochrome oxidase subunit I, which yields MTTLQRTATEIATPKRQLGTISWKWMVTTDHKVIGNLYFITTMLFFFLGGILALGIRAELAFPGMQYMSRETYNQFFTMHGTIMLLLFATPLFAGFANAIMPLQIGSPDVAFPRLNMLSYWLYLFGGLVTVSGFLSPSGAASFGWFAYAPLSDAVNSPGVGGDLWIMGLYMAGLGTILGAVNFITTIITMRAPGMTMFRMPIFTWNILVTSILVLIAFPILAAALLVLEADRKLGAHVFDAANGGPILWQHLFWFFGHPEVYIIALPFFGIITEILPVFSRKPIFGYVGLVGATLSIAALSVAVWAHHMYVTGAVNLPFFSFMTFLIAVPTGVKFFNWIGTMWGGNIAMRTPMLWAVGFLITFLFGGLTGVVLASPPLDFALSDSYFVVAHFHYVVFGTVVFAMFAGFYFWWPKFTGHMLDERLGKVHFWLLFIGFQATFFVQHWLGVEGMPRRYADYLPNEGFTVLNQISSAGAFLLGASMLPFVYNVWKSRNNPKVGVDDPWGWGRSLEWATSCPPPRHNFTSIPRIRSEAPAFDLHHPEVALSEYNDMNGELNDTLVDAADDTGRRTLLEQRVSGESTDPVEAYDEQHPNQSPPSADFNDKEAGRG from the coding sequence ATGACGACGCTCCAGCGCACCGCGACGGAGATCGCGACCCCCAAGCGACAGCTGGGGACGATCTCGTGGAAGTGGATGGTCACCACCGACCACAAGGTGATCGGCAACCTCTACTTCATCACCACGATGCTGTTCTTCTTCCTGGGCGGCATCCTGGCGCTGGGCATCCGCGCCGAGCTGGCCTTCCCGGGCATGCAGTACATGTCGCGGGAGACTTACAACCAGTTCTTCACGATGCACGGCACGATCATGCTGCTGCTCTTCGCGACGCCGCTCTTCGCCGGCTTCGCGAACGCGATCATGCCGCTGCAGATCGGTTCGCCCGACGTGGCGTTCCCGCGGCTGAACATGCTGTCGTACTGGCTCTACCTCTTCGGCGGCCTCGTCACGGTCTCCGGCTTCCTGTCCCCGTCGGGCGCCGCCAGCTTCGGCTGGTTCGCGTACGCCCCGCTCAGCGACGCCGTGAACTCGCCCGGCGTCGGCGGTGACCTGTGGATCATGGGCCTCTACATGGCCGGTCTGGGCACGATCCTCGGCGCGGTCAACTTCATCACGACGATCATCACGATGCGTGCCCCCGGCATGACGATGTTCCGGATGCCGATCTTCACCTGGAACATCCTGGTGACGTCGATCCTCGTGCTGATCGCGTTCCCGATCCTCGCGGCGGCCCTGCTGGTGCTCGAGGCGGACCGCAAGCTGGGCGCCCACGTCTTCGATGCCGCGAACGGCGGCCCGATCCTGTGGCAGCACCTGTTCTGGTTCTTCGGGCACCCCGAGGTCTACATCATCGCGCTGCCGTTCTTCGGCATCATCACCGAGATCCTGCCGGTCTTCAGCCGCAAGCCGATCTTCGGCTACGTCGGCCTCGTCGGCGCGACGCTGTCGATCGCGGCCCTCTCGGTGGCCGTGTGGGCCCACCACATGTACGTGACCGGTGCGGTCAACCTGCCGTTCTTCTCCTTCATGACGTTCCTCATCGCGGTCCCGACCGGGGTGAAGTTCTTCAACTGGATCGGCACCATGTGGGGCGGCAACATCGCCATGCGAACACCCATGCTCTGGGCCGTCGGCTTCCTGATCACCTTCCTCTTCGGTGGTCTGACCGGTGTCGTCCTGGCCTCGCCGCCGCTCGACTTCGCGCTCTCCGACTCCTACTTCGTGGTCGCTCACTTCCACTACGTGGTGTTCGGCACGGTCGTGTTCGCGATGTTCGCCGGCTTCTACTTCTGGTGGCCCAAGTTCACCGGCCACATGCTCGACGAGCGCCTGGGCAAGGTCCACTTCTGGCTGCTGTTCATCGGCTTCCAGGCCACGTTCTTCGTCCAGCACTGGCTCGGCGTCGAGGGCATGCCCCGTCGCTACGCCGACTACCTGCCGAACGAGGGCTTCACGGTCCTCAACCAGATCTCGTCGGCCGGTGCGTTCCTGCTCGGCGCCTCGATGCTGCCGTTCGTCTACAACGTGTGGAAGAGCCGCAACAACCCGAAGGTCGGCGTCGACGACCCGTGGGGCTGGGGCCGTTCGCTCGAGTGGGCGACCTCCTGCCCGCCGCCGCGGCACAACTTCACCTCGATCCCGCGGATCCGGTCCGAGGCCCCGGCCTTCGACCTGCACCACCCCGAGGTCGCGCTGTCGGAGTACAACGACATGAACGGCGAGCTCAACGACACCCTGGTCGACGCCGCGGACGACACCGGTCGCCGCACGCTGCTGGAGCAGCGCGTCAGCGGGGAGTCCACCGATCCGGTCGAGGCGTACGACGAGCAGCACCCCAACCAGTCCCCGCCCTCGGCTGACTTCAACGACAAGGAGGCCGGCCGAGGATGA
- the ctaC gene encoding aa3-type cytochrome oxidase subunit II has protein sequence MSALALTLLTGCSPETTAQLKRLGLPEAGTVQAPAIGDLWIGTWIAAGSIGIAVYALVIWAAVRYKTNHNDMPKQNRYNLPMEIFYTVAPFVVIGVLFYYTVLAQNVVQKNPTPDVTVDVVGQKWAWTFNYESAGNAAVGTDVWETGTINQWATLYLPVNKTVRFNLSSPDVNHSFWVPVFYEKMDVIPGRDNHFTVTPNREGVFAGKCAELCGTYHSSMLFEVHVVSEAEYEAHLKTLVAKGQTGQAKGAAIPNPVGEPGNTGQPEPAAAQQGGTR, from the coding sequence GTGAGCGCACTGGCGCTGACGCTGCTGACGGGGTGCTCCCCGGAGACGACCGCGCAGCTCAAGCGGCTCGGGCTGCCGGAGGCCGGCACCGTTCAGGCCCCGGCAATCGGTGACCTCTGGATCGGCACCTGGATCGCGGCCGGCTCGATCGGCATCGCGGTCTACGCCCTGGTCATCTGGGCGGCGGTGCGCTACAAGACGAACCACAACGACATGCCGAAGCAGAACCGCTACAACCTGCCGATGGAGATCTTCTACACGGTGGCGCCGTTCGTCGTCATCGGCGTGCTGTTCTACTACACGGTCCTCGCGCAGAACGTCGTGCAGAAGAACCCGACCCCCGACGTGACCGTCGACGTCGTCGGGCAGAAGTGGGCCTGGACCTTCAACTACGAGTCGGCGGGCAACGCGGCCGTCGGCACGGACGTGTGGGAGACCGGCACCATCAACCAGTGGGCGACCCTCTACCTGCCGGTGAACAAGACCGTTCGCTTCAACCTCTCCTCGCCGGACGTCAACCACTCCTTCTGGGTGCCCGTCTTCTACGAGAAGATGGACGTCATCCCGGGCCGGGACAACCACTTCACGGTGACCCCGAACCGTGAGGGCGTGTTCGCCGGCAAGTGCGCCGAGCTCTGCGGCACCTACCACTCCTCGATGCTCTTCGAGGTCCACGTGGTCAGCGAGGCCGAGTACGAGGCCCACCTGAAGACGCTCGTGGCCAAGGGCCAGACCGGCCAGGCCAAGGGCGCAGCAATCCCCAACCCGGTGGGTGAGCCCGGCAACACCGGGCAGCCCGAGCCGGCCGCAGCTCAGCAGGGAGGCACGCGATGA
- a CDS encoding cysteine desulfurase family protein encodes MAEVRTPVFLDCSSGEPLLPEARDAWVLAASSGWGDPQRLHRPGRLAAQALDSARERVAAHVGARPDEVVLTGPLAPTAQAAVAGLVQGRRRVGNLVVTSTVEHSAVLAAAAAYGEHVAVGVDPLGRVDLEAWTEAVGRPGVALACLQVANHEVGTRQPYAAAAQACRAAGVPLVLDATTALGRLDTTALGDWSVLLGWAGAYGGPASVGLMVVRRGTRWRAPYPADDHQQGRWPGVVDVPAVWSAAAALDTVVATREVVGARQHALVDRLRREVAARVPDVDVVGDPDDRAPHLLTFSALYVDGETLSLELDRAGFAVASGSACSASSEHPSHVLASMGALTHGNVRLGLTRTTTEAEVEAFLDVLPGVVAEIRDRLGAA; translated from the coding sequence GTGGCGGAGGTGCGAACGCCGGTCTTCCTCGACTGTTCTTCAGGTGAACCCCTGCTCCCAGAGGCACGTGACGCATGGGTTCTTGCCGCGTCCTCGGGGTGGGGCGACCCCCAGCGGCTGCACCGACCGGGCCGGCTGGCCGCGCAGGCCCTCGACTCCGCCCGCGAACGTGTCGCAGCCCACGTCGGCGCCCGTCCCGACGAGGTCGTCCTGACCGGTCCTCTGGCGCCGACCGCGCAGGCGGCGGTGGCCGGCCTGGTGCAGGGACGCCGTCGGGTGGGGAACCTCGTCGTCACCTCCACGGTCGAGCACTCCGCCGTGCTGGCCGCGGCCGCCGCGTACGGCGAGCACGTGGCCGTCGGCGTCGACCCCCTCGGACGCGTCGACCTCGAGGCCTGGACGGAGGCGGTCGGACGCCCCGGGGTCGCGCTCGCCTGCCTGCAGGTCGCCAACCACGAGGTCGGCACCCGCCAGCCGTACGCCGCGGCGGCGCAGGCGTGCCGCGCGGCCGGGGTGCCCCTCGTGCTGGACGCCACCACGGCGCTCGGGCGGCTGGACACCACGGCTCTGGGTGACTGGTCGGTGCTGCTCGGCTGGGCGGGCGCGTACGGCGGACCGGCCTCGGTCGGGCTGATGGTCGTGCGGCGCGGCACCCGCTGGCGGGCGCCCTACCCCGCCGACGACCACCAGCAGGGGCGCTGGCCGGGGGTCGTGGACGTCCCCGCCGTCTGGTCGGCCGCCGCGGCCCTCGACACGGTGGTCGCCACGCGTGAGGTCGTCGGCGCGCGTCAGCACGCCCTGGTCGACCGGCTGCGCCGCGAGGTCGCCGCCCGGGTGCCCGACGTCGACGTGGTGGGCGACCCGGACGACCGGGCGCCGCACCTGCTGACCTTCTCGGCCCTCTACGTCGACGGGGAGACCCTGAGCCTCGAGCTGGACCGGGCGGGCTTCGCCGTGGCCAGCGGCTCGGCCTGCAGCGCGAGCAGCGAGCACCCCTCCCACGTCCTGGCCTCCATGGGCGCGCTCACCCACGGCAACGTGCGGCTCGGGCTCACCCGGACGACCACCGAGGCCGAGGTGGAGGCGTTCCTCGACGTGCTCCCCGGGGTCGTCGCCGAGATCCGCGACCGCCTCGGCGCCGCATGA
- a CDS encoding sulfurtransferase TusA family protein produces MTAPLDGSDGSDGSDGPDRPAALTLDCTGMRCPRPIIEIARRIGSVAVGETVELLADDPATAPDLAAWCRMRGHTLLRSAPPRFQVVRDR; encoded by the coding sequence ATGACCGCGCCCCTGGACGGCTCCGACGGCTCCGACGGCTCTGACGGTCCTGACCGCCCGGCCGCCCTCACCCTGGACTGCACCGGGATGCGCTGCCCGCGCCCGATCATCGAGATCGCCCGGCGCATCGGCTCGGTCGCGGTCGGCGAGACCGTCGAGCTCCTGGCCGACGACCCCGCGACGGCGCCGGACCTCGCCGCCTGGTGCCGGATGCGCGGTCACACCCTCCTCCGCTCCGCCCCGCCCCGCTTCCAGGTGGTCCGCGACCGCTGA
- a CDS encoding glycosyltransferase has protein sequence MKVAMVSTYPPRPCGIGVFAADLHAAARAADPALELEVVAIDQDLGGDVDPTDALDRPEVRWHLRQHDRRDYDRVARELAASDVDVVLVEHEFGIFGGTAGDHLVTLLAGVGRPVVLTLHTVLTHPSPAQASALRRVCALATLVTVFTETARRMVVTSGAVPSGRIRVVPHGVPALVVAHEAARAAAASASADVSDDLSLHVLRGRTVLSTFGLISSGKGIELAIEALAQVVPTHPEVLYLVAGQTHPEVVRHEGEVYREGLQRLVAELGLGDHVHFLDRFLTVEELSVLLASTDLYLTPYRSREQIVSGALTFAVAAGCPVVSTPYLYAEDLLASGAGRLVPFADPTAMAGAITDLLDHPEALAEARAEAVRVGSTLGWEQVARTTIDVLSEATAVPPVEWVPRQVLRLAQLDRLCDDVGIVQHADGVTPRWSSGYCTDDVARMVLVGLGLASRPEQRPEPVRMVGSGLAFLAYALEPGRAGLRNFMGHDRGWLDEPHQGDHVGRAAWALGAVVAAQPAAGDAKPALRELEALEPSLGAALSPRTVAYTLLGLARPEPGLLPASLTALLRTLATRLTESLDRYAGPRWPWFETYLTYDNARLPQALLAAGQRLGDDALVRRGLESLDWYAAQCGLGTSTVRLIGNRWRQQPDGSPAAGGPGDDEGDGDEQPLDAAALVEACVEAYTVTGSPRYRTWAWAAWSWFFGANRLGVSLYDPASGGCADGLTEDGVNENQGAESTLAVWQAALALDHAGLLRLSVTD, from the coding sequence ATGAAGGTGGCCATGGTGTCGACCTATCCCCCGCGACCGTGCGGGATCGGGGTCTTCGCGGCCGACCTGCACGCCGCGGCCCGGGCCGCGGACCCGGCCCTCGAGCTGGAGGTCGTGGCCATCGACCAGGACCTCGGCGGCGACGTGGACCCCACCGACGCGCTGGACCGGCCCGAGGTCAGGTGGCACCTGCGCCAGCACGACCGGCGCGACTACGACCGGGTCGCCCGTGAGCTGGCCGCCTCCGACGTGGACGTCGTCCTCGTCGAGCACGAGTTCGGGATCTTCGGCGGGACGGCCGGCGACCACCTCGTGACCCTGCTGGCCGGGGTCGGGCGTCCGGTGGTGCTGACCCTGCACACCGTGCTCACGCACCCCAGCCCCGCGCAGGCCTCCGCGCTGCGCCGCGTGTGCGCGCTGGCGACGCTCGTGACCGTCTTCACCGAGACCGCCCGGCGGATGGTCGTGACCTCGGGGGCGGTCCCGTCGGGCCGCATCCGCGTCGTGCCGCACGGCGTGCCCGCGCTCGTCGTCGCGCACGAGGCGGCCCGGGCCGCGGCGGCCAGCGCGTCGGCCGACGTCTCCGACGACCTCTCGCTGCACGTGCTGCGCGGCCGTACGGTGCTCTCCACCTTCGGCCTGATCTCGTCGGGCAAGGGCATCGAGCTGGCGATCGAGGCCCTCGCCCAGGTGGTGCCGACCCACCCCGAGGTGCTCTACCTGGTCGCGGGCCAGACGCACCCCGAGGTCGTGCGGCACGAGGGCGAGGTCTACCGGGAGGGCCTCCAGCGGCTGGTCGCCGAGCTCGGGCTCGGTGACCACGTGCACTTCCTCGACCGGTTCCTCACCGTCGAGGAGCTGAGCGTGCTGCTCGCCTCCACCGACCTCTACCTGACGCCCTACCGCTCGCGCGAGCAGATCGTCTCGGGCGCCCTGACCTTCGCGGTGGCCGCCGGCTGCCCGGTCGTGTCCACCCCCTACCTCTACGCCGAGGACCTGCTGGCCAGCGGCGCCGGGCGCCTCGTCCCCTTTGCCGACCCGACCGCCATGGCCGGCGCGATCACCGACCTGCTGGACCACCCCGAGGCGCTGGCCGAGGCCCGCGCCGAGGCCGTCCGGGTGGGCTCGACGCTCGGCTGGGAGCAGGTGGCCCGCACGACGATCGACGTGCTCTCCGAGGCGACCGCCGTCCCGCCGGTCGAGTGGGTGCCACGCCAGGTGCTCCGGCTGGCCCAGCTGGACCGGCTCTGCGACGACGTCGGCATCGTCCAGCACGCCGACGGCGTGACGCCGCGGTGGTCGAGCGGCTACTGCACCGACGACGTGGCCCGGATGGTGCTGGTCGGCCTCGGGCTGGCCTCGCGCCCGGAGCAGCGACCCGAGCCGGTCCGGATGGTCGGCTCGGGGCTGGCCTTCCTCGCGTACGCGCTCGAGCCGGGCCGGGCGGGGCTGCGCAACTTCATGGGGCACGACCGCGGCTGGCTGGACGAGCCCCACCAGGGCGACCACGTCGGTCGCGCGGCCTGGGCGCTCGGCGCCGTGGTCGCGGCCCAGCCCGCGGCGGGCGACGCGAAGCCGGCGCTGCGCGAGCTGGAGGCGCTGGAGCCCTCGCTGGGGGCCGCGCTCAGCCCGCGCACCGTCGCGTACACCCTGCTCGGACTCGCCCGGCCGGAGCCCGGGCTGCTGCCGGCGAGCCTCACGGCCCTGCTGCGGACCCTGGCGACCCGGCTCACCGAGTCGCTCGACCGCTACGCCGGCCCGCGCTGGCCCTGGTTCGAGACCTACCTCACCTACGACAACGCGCGACTGCCGCAGGCGCTGCTCGCCGCGGGGCAGCGGCTCGGCGACGACGCGCTCGTCCGCCGTGGCCTCGAGTCCCTCGACTGGTACGCCGCGCAGTGCGGCCTCGGCACCTCCACGGTCAGGCTGATCGGCAACCGGTGGCGTCAGCAGCCCGACGGCTCGCCCGCGGCCGGCGGGCCCGGGGACGACGAGGGGGACGGCGACGAGCAGCCGCTCGACGCCGCGGCCCTGGTCGAGGCGTGCGTCGAGGCCTACACGGTGACCGGGTCGCCGAGGTACCGGACCTGGGCCTGGGCCGCGTGGTCGTGGTTCTTCGGCGCGAACCGGCTCGGGGTCTCCCTCTACGACCCGGCCTCGGGCGGGTGCGCGGACGGCCTGACCGAGGACGGGGTGAACGAGAACCAGGGCGCGGAGTCGACCCTGGCGGTCTGGCAGGCCGCCCTGGCGCTGGACCACGCCGGGCTGCTGCGGCTGAGCGTCACCGACTGA
- a CDS encoding glycoside hydrolase family 130 protein: protein MTSTSADRSAALFTRYAGNPILSPSRWPYTVNAVMNAGAAQVGDQTLLLCRVEDRRGMSHLTVARSDDGFSNWVVDAEPLLAPEAGVVREQWGLEDARLTWSTELEAWAIAFTSFGPGGPSLSLATTTDFVTVERHGVVRPPEDKNGALLSRKVGGKYVLFHRPVTGHTQRADIWLSRSSDLQTWSPSEPVMSAREGGFWDCARIGIGPPPLETPEGWLLIYHGVRQTVAGALYRAGLALLDLDDPSKVIRRCAEWVLGPSEVYEQTGDVPGVVFPCGLLHDAELDRLRLYYGAADTCLAVATASYSEVLDFVLTHGEG, encoded by the coding sequence ATGACCTCGACGTCGGCGGATCGCAGCGCCGCCCTGTTCACCCGGTACGCCGGCAACCCGATCCTGAGCCCGAGCCGCTGGCCCTACACGGTCAACGCCGTGATGAACGCGGGAGCCGCCCAGGTCGGCGACCAGACCCTGCTGCTCTGCCGGGTCGAGGACCGGCGCGGCATGAGCCACCTGACCGTCGCCCGCTCCGACGACGGCTTCTCCAACTGGGTCGTCGACGCCGAGCCGCTGCTGGCGCCGGAGGCCGGGGTCGTGCGCGAGCAGTGGGGCCTCGAGGACGCCCGCCTCACCTGGTCCACCGAGCTGGAGGCCTGGGCGATCGCCTTCACCTCGTTCGGCCCCGGCGGTCCGAGCCTGTCGCTCGCGACCACCACCGACTTCGTCACGGTCGAGCGTCACGGGGTCGTCCGCCCGCCCGAGGACAAGAACGGGGCCCTGCTGTCGCGCAAGGTCGGCGGCAAGTACGTCCTGTTCCACCGCCCGGTGACAGGGCACACCCAGCGCGCCGACATCTGGCTGTCCCGCTCGTCCGACCTGCAGACCTGGAGCCCGTCGGAGCCGGTCATGTCCGCCCGGGAGGGCGGCTTCTGGGACTGCGCGCGGATCGGCATCGGCCCGCCGCCGCTGGAGACGCCCGAGGGCTGGCTGCTCATCTACCACGGCGTACGCCAGACGGTCGCGGGAGCGCTCTACCGGGCCGGGCTCGCGCTGCTGGACCTGGACGACCCGTCGAAGGTGATCCGGCGCTGCGCGGAGTGGGTGCTCGGCCCGTCCGAGGTCTACGAGCAGACCGGGGACGTTCCCGGGGTGGTGTTCCCGTGCGGGCTGCTGCACGACGCCGAGCTGGACCGCCTGCGCCTCTACTACGGCGCGGCCGACACCTGCCTGGCCGTGGCGACCGCGAGCTACTCCGAGGTCCTCGACTTCGTGCTCACCCACGGCGAGGGCTGA
- a CDS encoding HesB/IscA family protein, with translation MTATTSPITITAPPADGVLLTDVAAGKVKALLESEGRDDLALRVAVQPGGCSGLRYQLFFDERQLDGDVRKDFGGVSVVTDRMSAPYLTGASIDFVDTIEKQGFTIDNPNATGSCACGDSFH, from the coding sequence ATGACCGCCACCACCAGCCCGATCACCATCACCGCGCCGCCGGCCGACGGGGTCCTCCTGACCGACGTCGCCGCCGGCAAGGTCAAGGCGCTCCTCGAGTCCGAGGGCCGCGACGACCTCGCGCTCCGCGTCGCCGTGCAGCCCGGTGGCTGCTCGGGCCTGCGCTACCAGCTCTTCTTCGACGAGCGTCAGCTCGACGGCGACGTCCGCAAGGACTTCGGCGGCGTCAGCGTCGTCACGGACCGGATGAGCGCGCCGTACCTCACGGGTGCCTCCATCGACTTCGTGGACACGATCGAGAAGCAGGGCTTCACGATCGACAACCCGAACGCGACCGGTTCCTGCGCCTGCGGCGACAGCTTCCACTGA
- a CDS encoding glycerate kinase, with product MRVLVCSDELGGLSSAAAGRYLARGWDGRATAVVPVGEAGAGFVTSVADRLGAAAEPVVLGDRVGVRTQARALTAVALPGPGVGEGPLPYAASSLPLGRLVAETLPDGGTLLVDLVSDDVHDGGAGLLAALGAEADVDLTGGVAGLAGLSRLDLSLPLERLGDLDLVGVVPSTRTTTPLLGLRGITSVRGRAAEEDAEPLLAADASLQRLADLAGSGLGATPGAGACGGTALAVLALGGRLTSGPELALGGISGPVDLVVTGCSVFDFAHRGGGVVAAAAALAGRLLAPCVVVAGEVLIGAREMRTMGIEAAYAVHEAARTAGDPAAGGAGGAVTPDELTAAAERVARTWRW from the coding sequence GTGCGCGTCCTGGTCTGCTCCGACGAGCTGGGCGGCCTGTCGTCCGCCGCCGCCGGCCGGTACCTCGCGCGGGGGTGGGACGGCCGTGCGACCGCCGTCGTCCCGGTCGGCGAGGCCGGAGCCGGCTTCGTCACCTCGGTCGCCGACCGGCTGGGGGCCGCCGCGGAACCTGTCGTCCTCGGTGACCGCGTCGGCGTCCGGACGCAGGCCCGCGCGCTCACCGCGGTGGCGCTGCCCGGGCCGGGCGTGGGGGAGGGGCCACTCCCGTACGCGGCGAGCTCGCTCCCGCTGGGGCGCCTCGTCGCCGAGACCCTGCCGGACGGCGGCACCCTGCTGGTCGACCTGGTCAGCGACGACGTCCACGACGGCGGGGCCGGCCTGCTCGCGGCCCTCGGTGCGGAGGCGGACGTCGACCTGACCGGCGGCGTCGCGGGGCTGGCGGGGCTGTCGCGGCTCGACCTGAGCCTCCCGCTCGAGCGGCTCGGCGACCTCGACCTCGTCGGCGTCGTGCCGAGCACGCGGACGACGACGCCGCTGCTCGGGCTCCGCGGCATCACCTCGGTCCGTGGTCGGGCCGCAGAGGAGGACGCGGAACCGTTGCTCGCGGCCGACGCGAGCCTGCAGCGGCTGGCCGACCTGGCCGGGTCGGGTCTGGGGGCGACGCCCGGCGCCGGGGCCTGTGGCGGGACTGCGCTGGCCGTGCTCGCGCTCGGCGGGCGCCTGACCAGCGGACCGGAGCTCGCCCTCGGCGGCATCAGCGGTCCGGTCGACCTCGTCGTCACGGGCTGCTCGGTCTTCGACTTCGCGCACCGCGGGGGCGGGGTCGTCGCCGCGGCCGCCGCGCTGGCCGGTCGGCTGCTCGCCCCCTGCGTGGTCGTGGCCGGCGAGGTCCTGATCGGGGCCCGGGAGATGCGCACGATGGGCATCGAGGCCGCGTACGCGGTGCACGAGGCGGCTCGTACGGCCGGCGACCCGGCGGCCGGCGGCGCGGGTGGCGCGGTCACCCCGGACGAGCTGACGGCGGCCGCCGAGCGGGTCGCGCGCACCTGGCGCTGGTGA
- the nadA gene encoding quinolinate synthase NadA, with product MTTTPAPVRTPLSLFVLGRESDPRSERGVECPGELPPASDPNLVERARRAKAQLGERVFVLGHHYQRDEVIQFADVTGDSFKLAREAAARPEAEFIVFCGVHFMAESADILTSADQQVILPDLAAGCSMADMARLAQVEDCWDVLADAGVADVTVPVTYMNSSADIKAFCGREGGVVCTSSNAKKVMEWAFARGEKVLFLPDQHLGRNTAVLQLGLGLDECVLYDPHRPNGGLTADELRAAKVILWKGHCSVHGRFTPEAVHDVRARVPGVRVIVHPECQHEVVLLADEVGSTEYIIKAVESAPPGTRWAVGTELNLVQRLAKAHPEQEVTFLEQHVCYCSTMNRIDLPHLVWVLENLVDGHVVNQVTVDAETEHHAKIALQRMLDLPGETTKD from the coding sequence GTGACGACGACGCCCGCACCAGTCCGTACGCCGCTGTCGCTCTTCGTGCTGGGGCGCGAGTCCGACCCCCGTTCGGAGCGCGGCGTCGAGTGCCCCGGCGAGCTGCCGCCGGCGTCCGACCCGAACCTCGTCGAACGCGCCCGGCGGGCCAAGGCGCAGCTGGGCGAGCGGGTGTTCGTGCTCGGTCACCACTACCAGCGCGACGAGGTCATCCAGTTCGCCGACGTCACGGGCGACTCGTTCAAGCTCGCCCGCGAGGCGGCGGCGCGGCCCGAGGCCGAGTTCATCGTCTTCTGCGGCGTCCACTTCATGGCCGAGTCGGCCGACATCCTCACCAGCGCGGACCAGCAGGTGATCCTGCCGGACCTGGCCGCCGGCTGCTCGATGGCCGACATGGCCCGGCTCGCGCAGGTCGAGGACTGCTGGGACGTGCTGGCCGACGCCGGGGTCGCGGACGTGACCGTCCCCGTCACCTACATGAACTCCTCCGCCGACATCAAGGCCTTCTGCGGTCGCGAGGGCGGCGTGGTCTGCACCTCCTCCAACGCCAAGAAGGTCATGGAGTGGGCGTTCGCGCGGGGCGAGAAGGTCCTGTTCCTGCCCGACCAGCACCTCGGTCGCAACACCGCCGTGCTCCAGCTGGGGCTCGGTCTCGACGAGTGCGTCCTGTACGACCCGCACCGGCCGAACGGCGGGCTCACCGCCGACGAGCTGCGCGCGGCGAAGGTGATCCTGTGGAAGGGCCACTGCTCGGTGCACGGGCGGTTCACACCCGAGGCCGTGCACGACGTCCGGGCCCGCGTCCCCGGGGTGCGGGTGATCGTGCACCCGGAGTGCCAGCACGAGGTCGTGCTGCTGGCCGACGAGGTCGGGTCGACCGAATACATCATCAAGGCCGTCGAGTCGGCGCCGCCGGGCACGAGGTGGGCCGTCGGGACCGAGCTCAACCTCGTGCAGCGCCTGGCCAAGGCGCACCCGGAGCAGGAGGTCACGTTCCTCGAGCAGCACGTCTGCTACTGCTCGACCATGAACCGCATCGACCTCCCGCACCTGGTCTGGGTGCTCGAGAACCTCGTCGACGGCCACGTCGTCAACCAGGTCACCGTCGACGCCGAGACCGAGCACCACGCCAAGATCGCCCTGCAGCGCATGCTCGACCTGCCGGGCGAGACGACGAAGGACTGA
- the pspAA gene encoding PspA-associated protein PspAA, translated as MIVRILGEGQWDVPASAVDGLNALDDQVEQAVAQQDEDQLAHALAELLAEVRSLGTPVADDQIVDSELILPDVGSSLADVEALLAESSEGLIPG; from the coding sequence ATGATCGTCCGCATCCTCGGCGAGGGTCAGTGGGACGTGCCGGCCTCGGCCGTCGACGGGCTCAACGCCCTCGACGACCAGGTCGAGCAGGCGGTCGCGCAGCAGGACGAGGACCAGCTGGCGCACGCGCTGGCCGAGCTCCTCGCCGAGGTGCGCTCGCTCGGCACGCCGGTCGCCGACGACCAGATCGTCGACTCCGAGCTGATCCTGCCGGACGTCGGCTCCAGCCTCGCCGACGTCGAGGCCCTCCTGGCCGAGTCCTCCGAAGGCCTCATCCCCGGCTGA